One window of the Gemmatimonadota bacterium genome contains the following:
- a CDS encoding RNA 2'-phosphotransferase: MDPRRRERLSKLLSLILRHKPERFDITLDERGYASIDEIVEAIQEKFDLLAKDEILEIADGAEKRRFEVEEDRIRARYGHSFPIDLGLPPADPPEYLYYATVPARASVITNGGLTPSDRQYVHLSLSEDIAAQVARNQTDTPVVFRINARQATEAGVNFYDRSPVILTTGVPSEFIDVLQEAPPPPAEFGRRKRKAPPRR; encoded by the coding sequence ATGGATCCACGAAGACGCGAAAGACTCTCCAAGCTCCTCTCCCTGATTCTCCGGCATAAACCCGAAAGATTCGATATAACGCTCGACGAAAGGGGTTACGCGTCAATCGACGAGATCGTCGAGGCCATCCAGGAGAAGTTCGATCTGCTGGCGAAGGATGAAATCCTCGAGATCGCCGACGGCGCCGAGAAGAGAAGATTCGAGGTGGAGGAAGACCGCATCCGGGCGCGCTACGGGCACAGTTTCCCCATCGACCTGGGGTTGCCTCCCGCGGATCCGCCCGAGTACCTTTATTACGCGACCGTACCCGCGCGGGCCTCGGTCATCACCAATGGCGGCCTGACGCCCAGCGACCGCCAGTACGTCCACCTTTCCCTTTCCGAAGATATCGCCGCGCAGGTAGCCAGGAACCAGACGGATACACCGGTCGTCTTCCGCATCAACGCGCGGCAGGCCACCGAAGCCGGCGTGAACTTCTACGACCGCTCTCCGGTCATCCTGACCACGGGCGTGCCCTCCGAGTTCATCGATGTGCTGCAGGAGGCCCCGCCGCCTCCCGCCGAGTTCGGCCGCCGGAAGCGGAAGGCCCCTCCGC